One genomic window of Melanotaenia boesemani isolate fMelBoe1 chromosome 20, fMelBoe1.pri, whole genome shotgun sequence includes the following:
- the dicer1 gene encoding endoribonuclease Dicer has product MAGLQLVTPATSPMGPFFGLPWQQEAIHDNIYTPRKYQVELLEAALEHNTIVCLNTGSGKTFIAVLLTKELSHQIRGRYQENAKRTVFLVNSALSVVQQAAAVRTHSDLQVGEYTDREETSAWSDRRWSQEITHNQVLVMTCHMFLHVLRNRILSLWKINLVVFDDCHLAITEHPYCDIMKLFEDSTCGPRILGLTASILNGKCDPSELEQKILNLERILKSNAETATDLVVLDRYTSQPREVVLDCGPFMDKSGLSTRLHAELDEALLFLNDCNIPVSREDRDPTFISKQILSDCRAVLQVLGPWCADKAAGIMVRELQKYIKHEQEDLNRKFLLFTDTILRKVHALCEEHFSPASLDLKFVTPKVLRLLEILHEYKPFERQQFESVEWYNNRNQDNYVSWSDSEDEDEDEEVEAKERPEANFPSPFTNILCGIIFVERRYTAVVLNRLIKEAGKQDPELAYISSNFITGHSIGKNQPRNKQMEVEFRKQEEVLRKFRAHETNLLIATSIVEEGVDIPKCNLVVRFDLPTEYRSYVQSKGRARAPVSNYIMLADTERTKTFEEDLATYKAIEKILRNKCSKSVEVGEPDQVLDDDNILPPYVLRSEDGGPRVTINTAIGHINRYCARLPSDPFTHLAPKCKTAETEDGRFQSTLYLPINSPLRVPVKGPVMSCARLAEKAVALLCCEKLHKIGELDDHLMPVGKETVKYEEELDLHDEEETSVPGRPGSTKRRQCYPKAIPECLRDSYVLPEHTYYLYVIGMVLTTPLPDELNFRRRKLYPPEDTTRCFGILTAKPIPQIPHFPVYTRSGEVTIFIELLKSGFTLSTAQLDLITRLHQYIFSHILRLEKPALEFKPMLADSAYCVLPLNVVGDANALDMDFKFMEDIEKSEARTGIPTTKYTKQNPFTFKLEDYQDAVIIPRYRNFDQPHRFYVADVYTDLTPLSKFPSPEYETFAEYYKTKYNLDLSNLNQPLLDVDHTSSRLNLLTPRHLNQKGKALPLSSAEKRKAKWESLQNKQILVPELCAIHPIPASLWRKAVCLPSILYRLHCLLTAEELRAQTASEAGVGAQTLPPDFRYPNLDFGWKRSIDSKTFSSCSEDGDGQCDHQQSIGSDGPSAPHPSNPLLPEQGPPSAPVPGDDSCTRTLTNGTAVVTDDDGHQHEHLDKPNDCQYCRPGRSGPQDSESVQVTTSVTVQAPPSSSPPQPHLECTLGRTSDHANKATSDCEWAAPAPSSPAAPSPDLGPQAGDSPKNLGPNPGLILQALTLSNASDGFNLERLEMLGDSFLKHAITTYLFCTYPDAHEGRLSYMRSKKVSNCNLYRLGKKKGLPSRMVVSIFDPPVNWLPPGYVVNQDKSSADKVDSEENKEEPLSNGRSGNDFDDEDDEVEDVDEDELMLKDEPKDEVNMEDDLEYYKEHIRFIDNMLLGSGAFGKKISLSSFPSPLSPTPGPSPTAEPSYEWKAPKKPPHPAAAHYPSEPASSGPATEEFDYSSWDAMCYLDPSKAGEEDDFVVGFWNPSEENCGTELGKQSISYDLHTEQCIADKSIADCVEALLGCYLTSCGERAAQMFLCSLGLKVLPLERGNLGCRSSAVDLSYGWLKIPPRCMLDHPDAQRTLQHLISGFENFEKKINYSFQNKAYLLQAFTHASYHYNTITDCYQRLEFLGDAILDYLITKHLYEDPRQHSPGVLTDLRSALVNNTIFASLAVKYDYHKYFKAISPELFHVIDDFVQFQLEKNEMQGMDSELRRSEEDEEKEEDIEVPKAMGDIFESLAGAVYMDSGMSLETVWQVYYPMMRPLIEKFSANVPRSPVRELLEMEPETAKFSPAERTYDGKVRVTVEVVGKGKFKGVGRSYRIAKSAAARRALRSLKANQPQVQNN; this is encoded by the exons ATGGCAGGCCTGCAGCTCGTCACTCCTGCCACTTCACCCATGGGGCCCTTCTTCGGCCTGCCGTGGCAACAGGAGGCCATCCATGACAACATCTACACACCCAGGAAATATCAG GTAGAACTTCTTGAAGCAGCTCTGGAACACAACACTATTGTCTGCTTGAATACCGGCTCAGGGAAGACCTTCATCGCAGTACTTCTAACAAAAGAGCTCTCCCACCAAATCAGAGGACGCTACCAAGAAAACGCTAAGAGGACGGTTTTCCTGGTGAACTCAG CGTTGTCTGTGGTTCAGCAGGCAGCTGCAGTCAGGACGCACTCAGACCTGCAGGTAGGAGAATACACAGACCGGGAGGAGACATCGGCATGGAGCGACCGCCGCTGGAGTCAGGAGATAACTCACAATCAG GTTCTGGTCATGACCTGCCACATGTTCCTGCATGTTCTGAGGAACCGGATCTTATCGCTGTGGAAAATCAACTTGGTGGTGTTTGATGACTGTCACCTGGCCATCACAGAACACCCCTATTGTGACATCATGAAG ctgtTTGAGGACTCCACATGTGGACCTCGCATCCTCGGCCTCACGGCTTCCATCCTCAATGGAAAGTGCGACCCATCAGAACTCGAGCAGAAGATTCTGAATCTGGAGAGAATCCTGAAGAGCAACGCTGAAACTGCCACGGACCTGGTGGTTCTGGACAG ATACACCTCTCAGCCTAGAGAAGTGGTTCTGGACTGCGGTCCCTTCATGGATAAGAGTGGCCTGTCGACCCGTTTGCATGCGGAACTGGATGAagccctcctcttcctcaatGACTGCAACATACCTGTTTCCAGAGAGGACCGGGACCCCACCTTCATCTCCAAACAG ATCCTGAGCGACTGCCGGGCCGTGCTGCAGGTCCTCGGACCCTGGTGTGCAGATAAGGCTGCAGGCATCATGGTCCGCGAGCTTCAGAAGTACATCAAACATGAACAGGAAGACCTGAACCGGAAGTTCCTGCTCTTCACCGACACCATCCTGCGCAAAGTTCACGCTCTGTGTGAGGAGCACTTCTCCCCTGCCTCCCTGGACCTGAAGTTTGTCACCCCCAAGGTCCTGCGCCTGCTCGAGATCCTTCACGAGTACAAGCCCTTCGAGAGGCAGCAGTTTGAGAGCGTGGAGTGGTACAACAACCGGAACCAGGACAACTACGTCTCCTGGAGCGACtcagaggatgaagatgaggacgaggaggtggaggcCAAAGAGAGGCCCGAAGCCAACTTCCCCTCGCCCTTCACCAACATCCTGTGTGGGATCATCTTTGTGGAGAGGCGTTACACAGCGGTGGTCCTGAACCG tctcATCAAGGAGGCGGGGAAGCAGGACCCGGAGCTGGCTTACATCAGCAGCAACTTCATCACCGGCCACAGCATTGGAAAGAACCAGCCACGCAACAAGCAGATGGAGGTGGAGTTCAGGAAGCAGGAGGAG GTTCTTAGGAAGTTCCGGGCTCATGAGACCAACCTCCTGATTGCCACCAGCATTGTGGAGGAGGGCGTAGATATTCCAAAGTGTAACCTGGTGGTCCGCTTCGACCTGCCCACTGAATACAGGTCCTACGTCCAGTCGAAAGGCCGAGCTCGGGCCCCCGTCTCCAACTACATCATGCTGGCTGACACTGAGAGGACCAAGACCTTTGAGGAGGATCTGGCCACCTACAAGGCCATAGAGAAG ATTCTGAGGAATAAGTGCTCTAAGTCAGTGGAGGTGGGTGAACCGGACCAGGTCCTGGATGATGACAACATTCTCCCTCCTTACGTGCTGCGGTCTGAGGATGGAGGTCCGCGGGTCACCATCAACACCGCCATCGGACACATTAACAG GTACTGTGCTCGGCTGCCCAGTGACCCATTCACACATCTTGCACCCAAATGTAAGACTGCGGAAACAGAAGATGGACGCTTCCAGTCTACGCTCTACCTGCCCATAAACTCGCCTCTGCGGGTTCCTGTGAAG GGCCCTGTGATGAGCTGCGCCAGGCTCGCAGAGAAAGCTGTCGCTCTGCTTTGTTGTGAGAAACTCCACAAAATCG GTGAGCTCGATGATCACCTGATGCCTGTGGGGAAGGAGACGGTGAAGTACGAGGAGGAGCTAGACCTCCATGATGAGGAGGAGACCAGCGTCCCAGGCCGACCTGGCTCCACCAAGAGGAGGCAGTGCTACCCTAAAGCC atACCAGAGTGTCTGCGGGACAGTTATGTCCTACCTGAGCACACCTACTACCTGTATGTGATTGGGATGGTCCTCACCACGCCCCTCCCTGATGAACTCAACTTCCGCAGAAGGAAGCTGTACCCGCCAGAGGACACCACCAGGTGCTTCGGCATCCTTACTGCCAAACCCATACCTCAA ATCCCCCACTTCCCTGTGTACACTCGCTCAGGTGAGGTGACCATCTTCATTGAGCTGCTGAAGTCCGGCTTCACGCTCAGCACAGCCCAGCTCGACCTCATCACCCGCCTGCACCAGTACATCTTCTCCCACATCCTCCGTCTGGAGAAACCTGCACTGGAGTTCAAGCCCATGCTGGCTGACTCGGCCTACTGCGTTCTACCTCTGAATGTCG TCGGAGATGCCAACGCACTAGATATGGACTTTAAGTTCATGGAGGACATTGAGAAGTCCGAGGCTCGTACTGGCATTCCTACCACTAAGTACACCAAGCAGAACCCCTTCACCTTCAAGCTGGAGGACTACCAGGATGCTGTCATCATTCCAAG GTACCGGAACTTCGACCAGCCTCATCGCTTCTACGTTGCCGACGTCTACACAGACCTGACGCCACTCAGCAAGTTTCCCTCGCCAGAGTATGAGACGTTCGCTGAGTactacaaaaccaagtacaacCTGGACCTTTCCAACCTGAACCAGCCGCTTCTGGACGTGGACCACACGTCCTCCAG GCTGAACCTGCTGACTCCTCGACACCTGAACCAGAAAGGCAAAGCTTTGCCTCTCAGCAGCGCAGAGAAGAGGAAGGCCAAATGGGAGAGTCTGCAGAACAAACAG ATTCTGGTTCCGGAGCTCTGTGCCATCCATCCCATTCCCGCCTCTCTGTGGAGGAAAGCCGTGTGTCTGCCCAGCATCCTGTACCGCCTCCACTGCCTGCTGACCGCCGAGGAGCTCAGAGCCCAGACCGCCAGCGAGGCCGGAGTGGGAGCTCAGACCCTGCCGCCTGACTTCAG ATATCCCAACCTGGACTTTGGCTGGAAGCGGTCCATTGACAGTAAGACGTTCAGCTCCTGCAGTGAGGACGGAGACGGTCAGTGTGATCACCAACAGAGCATCGGCTCAGATGGCCCCTCAGCGCCACATCCCAGCAACCCCCTCTTGCCCGAGCAGGGGCCCCCGTCAGCCCCTGTTCCTGGAGACGACTCCTGCACTCGGACCCTGACAAACGGCACTGCTGTCGTCACTGacgacgacggccaccaacacGAGCACCTTGACAAACCTAACGATTGCCAATACTGCCGGCCCGGCCGCTCCGGGCCGCAGGACTCTGAATCAGTACAAGTCACTACCTCAGTTACTGTGCAGGCCCCCcccagctccagtcctccaCAGCCCCACCTTGAATGTACACTCGGGAGGACCTCAGACCACGCCAACAAAGCTACCTCAGACTGTGAATGGGCGGCCCCAGCTCCCAGCAGCCCCGCAGCACCTTCCCCAGACCTTGGCCCCCAGGCAGGAGACTCCCCCAAGAACCTGGGGCCCAACCCTGGCCTCATCCTGCAGGCCCTGACTCTGTCGAACGCCAGCGACGGCTTCAACCTGGAGCGGCTGGAGATGCTCGGGGACTCCTTCCTGAAGCACGCCATCACCACCTACCTGTTCTGCACCTACCCCGACGCCCACGAGGGCCGACTCAGCTACATGCGCAGCAAGAAG GTGAGCAACTGTAACCTGTATCGTCTGGGGAAGAAGAAGGGTCTTCCCAGCAGGATGGTGGTGTCCATCTTCGACCCCCCCGTGAACTGGCTGCCTCCAGGATACGTGGTGAACCAGGACAAGAGCAGCGCTGACAAGGTGGACTCGGAGGAG AACAAAGAGGAGCCTCTGTCCAATGGCAGATCTGGGAATGACtttgatgatgaggatgatgaggttGAGGACGTGGACGAAGATGAGCTGATGTTAAAGGACGAGCCGAAGGACGAAGTCAACATGGAGGACGACCTGGAGTACTACAAGGAGCACATCAGGTTCATTGACAACATGCTGCTGGGATCCGGAGCGTTCGGGAAGAAGATCTCTCTGAGCAGCTTCCCCTCCCCCCTCAGCCCGACTCCGGGCCCCTCTCCCACCGCAGAGCCTTCGTATGAATGGAAGGCCCCTAAGAAGCCCCCCCACCCCGCTGCGGCCCACTACCCCTCAGAGCCGGCATCCAGCGGGCCGGCAACAGAGGAGTTCGACTACAGCTCATGGGACGCAATGTGCTACCTGGACCCCAGCAAGGCTGGGGAGGAAGACGACTTCGTGGTGGGTTTCTGGAACCCGTCGGAGGAGAACTGCGGAACCGAGTTGGGGAAGCAGTCCATCTCCTATGACCTGCACACGGAGCAGTGCATCGCTGACAAGAGCATCGCCGACTGCGTGGAGGCTCTGCTGGGCTGCTACCTGACCAGCTGTGGAGAACGGGCTGCCCAGATGTTTCTTTGCTCTCTGGGCCTCAAG GTGTTGCCGTTGGAGAGGGGGAACCTGGGCTGTCGGAGCTCTGCGGTGGACCTGAGCTACGGTTGGCTGAAGATCCCGCCCCGCTGCATGCTGGACCATCCAGACGCACAGCGAACACTGCAACACCTCATCTCCGGCTTCGAGAACTTTGAGAAGAAGATCAACTACAGCTTTCAGAACAAGGCGTACCTGCTGCAGGCCTTCACCCATGCTTCCTACCATTACAACACCATTACAG ATTGTTACCAGCGGCTGGAGTTCCTCGGTGATGCAATTCTAGACTACCTCATAACGAAGCACCTTTATGAAGACCCGCGGCAGCACTCTCCTGGGGTTCTGACGGACCTGCGCTCAGCGCTCGTCAACAACACCATCTTTGCCTCTCTGGCCGTCAAGTACGACTACCACAAGTACTTCAAGGCCATCTCGCCCGAGCTGTTCCACGTCATCGACGACTTCGTGCAGTTTCAGCTGGAGAAGAACGAGATGCAGGGCATGGACTCCGAG CTGCGACGCTCTGAGGAAGacgaggagaaggaggaagacaTCGAAGTCCCAAAGGCCATGGGAGACATCTTTGAGTCTCTGGCTGGAGCTGTTTACATGGACAGTGGGATGTCTCTGGAGACGGTGTGGCAGGTGTATTACCCAATGATGAGGCCTCTGATAG AGAAATTCTCAGCCAATGTGCCGCGTTCTCCGGTCCGGGAGCTGCTGGAGATGGAGCCAGAAACTGCCAAGTTCAG CCCTGCAGAGCGCACGTATGACGGGAAGGTGCGCGTGACGGTGGAGGTGGTCGGGAAGGGCAAGTTTAAAGGAGTCGGCCGCAGCTACAGAATCGCCAAGTCAGCGGCGGCGCGGCGAGCGCTGCGCAGCCTCAAAGCCAATCAACCTCAGGTCCAAAACAACTGA